One Torulaspora globosa chromosome 5, complete sequence DNA window includes the following coding sequences:
- the TFG1 gene encoding transcription factor IIF subunit TFG1 (ancestral locus Anc_5.193): MALRRSGSSDAVSPFIKPDRNRRNFLRAMRSRGSTPRPMVKKEDPDAEAAREKLVLGGGVEGGGFGRSTKVKEETAEEYDEFPLRAVAKEELENMRTHLLKFQSKKNINPSKDFHLPIRLHRKDTRNLQFQLTRAEIVQRQKEIAEFKSKQEQERSGGVKKEGTGTPTPGIGTPADAKDSTPVPLASPSPATAGSPSVSSLPSTSSAATTGTSDVKIEEKKGATPVATRLEDAGPAADPTKVGMVKYDGQEEVTDVVPGTTDPLADVAPDGGGRAKRGNVRRKTRQLKVLDENAKKLRFEEFYPWVMEDYDGYNTWVGSYEAGNSDSYVLLSVEDDGSFTMIPADKVYKFTARNKYATLTIDEAEKRMDRKSGEVPRWLMKHLDDIGTTTTRYDRTRRRLKAVSDRRTAEEERSDNSEVELDYDEEFADDEEAPIIDGNEQENKESEQRIKKEMMQANAMGLRDEPVSDEEDELFNEKKIDEEGERIKKALQKTELAALYSSDEDEANPYLSESDVENKKQADQVKKEASDENLSRKSSPRKHSKSAAAKVHREPQVRVKSIKDCIIILKADKNILKSFPKGEWNPKVTKRKREEVDADLKDSTNKRVKVEEGSVPLITEQGIIDAIGDGVVNVKEFGKAIRKKYPGPENKQLMVAIVKKLCRAVDKQHMELKK; encoded by the coding sequence ATGGCTTTGAGACGAAGTGGGAGCAGTGATGCAGTGTCGCCTTTCATCAAGCCGGATAGGAACCGGAGGAATTTCTTGAGAGCGATGAGAAGCAGAGGTTCAACACCGAGACcgatggtgaagaaggaggacCCGGATGCTGAAGCGGCCAGGGAAAAACTAGTTTTGGGTGGCGGAGTTGAAGGCGGTGGGTTTGGCAGAAGCACCAAGGTGAAAGAGGAGACGGCGGAGGAGTACGACGAGTTTCCGTTGAGGGCAGTGGCTAAGGAGGAACTGGAGAACATGAGAACTCATCTGTTGAAGTTCcagagcaagaagaacatcaaTCCGAGTAAGGATTTCCATCTGCCCATCAGACTGCATCGTAAGGACACGAGAAACTTGCAGTTTCAATTGACCAGAGCAGAGATTGTGCAAAGACAGAAGGAGATCGCAGAATTCAAGAGTAAGCAGGAGCAGGAGAGAAGCGGTGGCGTGAAAAAGGAGGGCACCGGCACGCCTACGCCAGGGATCGGCACTCCAGCGGATGCGAAGGACAGCACACCGGTGCCTTTGGCGTCACCCAGTCCGGCGACAGCTGGCTCGCCATCGGTTTCGTCACTTCCTTCCACTTCCTCAGCTGCCACAACTGGAACATCTGACGTGAAGAtcgaagagaaaaaagGCGCGACGCCAGTGGCCACCAGGCTTGAAGACGCTGGGCCTGCCGCTGATCCAACCAAGGTGGGTATGGTAAAATACGACGGCCAAGAGGAAGTCACCGATGTTGTGCCTGGGACTACGGATCCACTGGCAGACGTGGCACCCGATGGAGGTGGTCGTGCCAAGAGAGGCAATGTAAGAAGGAAGACTCGTCAACTCAAGGTGCTGGATGAGAACGCTAAGAAGCTGAGGTTCGAGGAGTTTTATCCTTGGGTGATGGAAGATTATGACGGCTATAACACCTGGGTCGGATCCTACGAAGCTGGCAACTCGGATTCTTACGTTCTCTTGAGCgttgaagatgatggaaGTTTCACTATGATCCCAGCCGACAAGGTTTATAAGTTTACGGCAAGAAATAAATACGCTACACTTACGATTGATGAGGCCGAAAAGAGAATGGATAGGAAGAGCGGAGAAGTGCCTCGTTGGTTGATGAAACATTTGGATGATATAGGGACTACCACCACGAGGTATGACAGAACGCGAAGGAGATTGAAGGCAGTTTCGGACCGAAGAacggctgaagaagaacgtAGCGATAATTCTGAGGTTGAGCTGGATTATGACGAGGAATTTGctgatgacgaagaagcgCCCATTATTGATGGtaatgaacaagaaaataAAGAATCGGAGCAAAGAAtaaagaaagaaatgatGCAAGCAAACGCTATGGGATTGCGCGATGAACCTGTatctgatgaggaagacgagcTATTcaatgagaagaaaatagatgaagaaggtgaaaGAATTAAGAAGGCTCTACAAAAGACTGAACTAGCGGCACTTTACTCGTcagacgaagacgaagcTAACCCTTATCTCTCTGAGTCTGACGTTGAGAATAAAAAGCAAGCAGACCAagtgaagaaggaagcgTCGGATGAAAACCTCTCAAGAAAATCGTCGCCCAGGAAGCATTCTAAATCAGCGGCGGCAAAGGTGCATAGAGAGCCACAGGTTAGGGTGAAGAGTATCAAAGACTGCATCATTATTCTGAAGGCCGACAAGAATAtattgaaaagttttccTAAAGGAGAATGGAACCCCAAAGTGACCAAGCGTAAGAGAGAGGAAGTCGACGCGGATCTCAAAGACAGTACAAATAAGAGAGTCAAAGTTGAAGAGGGATCTGTTCCATTAATAACGGAGCAGGGGATTATCGATGCGATTGGCGACGGCGTAGTGAACGTTAAGGAGTTCGGAAAAGCCATAAGAAAGAAATATCCAGGACCAGAAAACAAGCAGTTGATGGTTGCCATCGTGAAAAAGCTCTGTCGGGCAGTCGACAAACAGCATATGGAATTGAAAAAATAA
- the TYS1 gene encoding tyrosine--tRNA ligase TYS1 (ancestral locus Anc_5.192), translating to MTAAPMDPQESFNLITKNLQEVLNPQIIRNVLEVEKRPLKLYWGTAPTGRPHCGYFVPMTKLADFLKAGCHVTVLLADLHAFLDNMKAPLEVVNYRAKYYEFAIKAILKSINVPIEKLKFVVGSSYQLSAEYTMDVFRLSNMVSQNDAKRAGADVVKQVANPLLSGLVYPLMQALDEQFLDCDAQFGGVDQRKIFVLAEENLPSLGYKKRAHLMNPMVPGLAQGGKMSASDPNSKIDLLEEPKQVKKKINSAYCSPGIIEDNGLLAFIQYVVRPIQELKFGSEHFEFFINRPDKFGGPITYTSFEQLQADFKDQKLSPPDLKTGVSDAIIELLEPIRKEFASNPEFQEAQEKGYPVAQPEKVKKAKKPKNKGTRYPGSQNQNGKSPTEDGDDAVEKVAEKIKEAVLG from the coding sequence ATGACTGCCGCGCCAATGGATCCGCAGGAGAGTTTCAATCTGATCACCAAGAATTTACAAGAGGTGCTAAATCCACAAATTATCAGGAATGTGTTGGAAGTGGAGAAGAGACCTCTGAAGTTGTACTGGGGAACGGCGCCCACTGGGAGACCTCACTGTGGTTACTTTGTTCCGATGACGAAGTTggcagatttcttgaagGCGGGCTGCCATGTTACTGTGCTACTGGCGGACTTGCATGCTTTCTTGGATAACATGAAGGCACCTTTGGAAGTTGTGAACTACAGAGCCAAATACTACGAATTTGCGATCAAAGCTATCTTGAAGAGCATCAATGTTCCGattgagaagctgaagtttGTCGTCGGGTCGTCATACCAGCTATCTGCAGAGTACACGATGGACGTCTTTAGACTGTCCAATATGGTGTCTCAGAACGATGCAAAGAGAGCCGGTGCGGATGTTGTTAAGCAAGTGGCCAATCCTTTGTTGAGTGGGTTGGTTTACCCTTTGATGCAGGCGCTGGACGAGCAGTTCTTAGACTGTGACGCTCAGTTCGGTGGTGTGGACCAGAGAAAGATCTTCGTgctggcagaagaaaatttgCCAAGCCTAGGTTATAAAAAGAGAGCACATTTGATGAACCCGATGGTTCCGGGCTTGGCTCAGGGCGGTAAGATGTCTGCTTCCGATCCAAACTCAAAGATTGACTTGCTCGAGGAGCCAAagcaagtgaaaaaaaagatcaacagcGCATATTGTAGTCCTGGTATCATTGAAGATAACGGTCTTTTGGCTTTCATCCAATACGTGGTTCGTCCAATCCAAGAGCTAAAGTTCGGCAGCGAGCATTTTgagttcttcatcaataggCCTGACAAGTTTGGTGGCCCAATCACTTACACATCGTTCGAGCAGTTGCAGGCTGACTTCAAAGACCAAAAGCTATCACCACCAGATCTGAAAACTGGTGTTTCTGATGCAATTATCGAACTGTTAGAGCCAATCAGAAAGGAGTTTGCATCTAATCCAGAATTTCAGGAAGCGCAAGAGAAGGGTTACCCAGTGGCTCAACCGGAGAAGGTtaagaaggccaagaagcCTAAGAACAAGGGAACTAGATACCCTGGATCTCAAAACCAAAATGGCAAGAGCCCTACTGAGGACGGGGATGacgctgttgaaaaggtcGCAGAGAAAATAAAAGAAGCTGTTCTTGGGTAG
- the UBR2 gene encoding putative ubiquitin-protein ligase UBR2 (ancestral locus Anc_5.191), giving the protein MDLNGGIANIRDFLVHLPRLARYDYDEAVSYMVWKVLSLSVEQGGERIDWGSIVNVMGSPKWRDGTYRSVLKDCSWKHKALETARKGHSHAGTMCNRQCYPPETVYYCFTCTMNPLYEICEYCFDKSRHEGHVYTAKMVVRPEGRVCHCGNTFVFPESHCLSQCKEEQNNACPEASESQDSFEEHIVPTVSAVCNYLIDITVYFQEKEGLASPLDNACYGRSRFDPSAKPEIYLEDSRGNICDRIPEDETEWALQIDEEDCQMCYMDLAAKIGRILNKPLEYAVSITSVLENGGPSVTVVKSRDRTKIEKISSKFTSEGATNHIRETKDTFKKSLVDDLVHWLYLFSIKEANSLQIKKALRLSFLEAWEPGLVSNKLALDCLNPFMSKINLLGGFLISEEQRDTFPWFTPWEFSDINDLSVREILLKYNKRLASTNIPNAVSRYHTLHGSRLQYILVGLADILTKLSKNRMLKVISSLFAIMDNTKQFLASQYLDVYLAVLYSTVASDLTGFKVSLMGTLSQHIFQDPRNANLAIRRGFIQRTLRFAFTLMAFSPEDLSAYLPIPLYYSCKLPSESIRNRRTIICLKDICMLMSTNTIPDELLKDEEILAVIIESFAAFNKILPLKRETSEHVEFENFDFSSYYFFFSSILVLTDGYVHSISLLSDLESRRGFISKLLTIAMDKELEILSKLRRSYSNSSLSDIKCRCKLKMDGLPLVKEKICNYVGHVINFQVGVDTQNFFNPMSYLFRFVLQWSCCGKYTPLPDISRKYLDFRKLIQDKAKALYVSESALSTLVLIGQISVGFWVRNGTPITHQARMYTTYSIREFTYMSDIFNVQFSMAMADPNEFIVTYLARWGLKHWSNGFPMGDYPDFETTVAMVNQCCLLLIRLFSQTKFLTVVSSVDGFEKTLRGEIVHALCFKSCSYSQIMNSLPEHITKHAAFDLYLEKYTDFIAPAGVTDSGVYTLKTEYTNEIDPYFIGLSSSKRYEVEKSIRMSMALREKIDYEDTFIPAPKTIDSLKFTPYCELFAISSVETFGTFLKNTLDHIKKYECDTLLPTVLHLIHLCIVNNLDAFSKIFWHEFGSLDTEFCFYHSIGSILYSFLLQENCLQVHGKIREIFKYMVKNVPHVDADSYLREQVPSFDSDILWSSKAIRNNKDGELERKKNLARMKKEKMMRKLAKQQIQFIDNHNFSASDEEICKESSADSTTSSQQHLENSNEDPCVFCKMPSEDDVFVYFSYQEQNICECRVDFTTERSWNNTMTRSSEGCNFDWMKQIFNSKRTTQLTSQASVLRTCGHGSHISCLANHMKAIRATHNQTTKNIPVAFGFGLLYCPLCNALCNSFLPHLAGLEWHYSEDYSRNKSPKSTGCMESSLLSTGIKAAKVFQDLQWEPNGSTNNLADAVSYLLVNTIRNAELGLRPDDGLSMDRVSSQKLRTLELLYALRNVIKDQSVNAHPSLGDLPGWYDCLSEKFDCDLLVSGSYLIDQYISGSKEEGVEKRVGIYPPTIFHELIKRKVFRDILLISKGLVDESFRLDTLEKAVESKETDGNESRMEQSCIAMILREFSSFLEPEAERSAVSPPMVEYVHHLLIGSLTVFLRRLCIMYHIRSGPRADRNCMSASCRPVDFYICYLNLQPMRVTLQRLIDEDFDTTLNSIKQSFVGHRSQTILRTPKCMSLSSAEPLHLAPLPSSLSAFFRSEDDNITHRALKHEIAVCLFCGTACRIQKPIALHKYAIGVCTNHVRNVCPVISTYGAFLLIRSNAIYLAYGQRGSFYPAPYLHRHGEPDEDLKYNSPVYLDETRYEHLKSGVILENMIPHIVHRLTENNSDLGGWETM; this is encoded by the coding sequence ATGGATTTGAATGGTGGTATTGCCAATATCCGAGATTTCCTGGTGCATCTTCCGCGTCTGGCGCGATACGACTATGACGAGGCAGTAAGCTATATGGTGTGGAAGGTGCTTAGCCTTTCAGTCGAACAGGGAGGCGAGAGGATCGACTGGGGTTCGATTGTCAATGTGATGGGGTCTCCAAAATGGAGAGATGGCACGTATCGGAGTGTCCTGAAGGATTGTTCGTGGAAGCATAAAGCGCTTGAGACCGCCCGAAAGGGCCATTCACACGCGGGAACTATGTGCAACCGGCAGTGTTATCCGCCAGAGACTGTTTATTACTGCTTCACTTGTACTATGAATCCGCTGTATGAAATATGTGAATACTGTTTCGATAAATCCAGGCATGAAGGGCACGTCTACACAGCAAAAATGGTTGTTAGACCTGAGGGTCGAGTTTGTCATTGTGGGAATACTTTTGTATTTCCGGAATCTCATTGTTTGAGTCAATGCAAGGAGGAACAGAACAATGCATGTCCTGAAGCGTCCGAAAGCCAAGATtcatttgaagaacataTTGTGCCTACAGTCAGCGCTGTTTGTAATTACTTGATTGATATCACGGTGtattttcaagaaaaggagGGATTGGCTAGTCCGCTGGATAATGCATGTTATGGCAGGTCGAGGTTCGACCCATCGGCGAAGCCTGAGATCTATCTAGAAGATTCAAGGGGAAACATTTGCGATAGAATACCCGAAGATGAGACAGAATGGGCTTTACAGATAGATGAGGAGGATTGCCAGATGTGCTATATGGATCTCGCCGCCAAAATTGGCAGAATACTCAACAAACCCCTTGAATATGCTGTGAGCATCACTAGTGTGTTAGAGAATGGCGGCCCCTCTGTTACGGTCGTCAAGTCTCGAGATCGCACCAAAATCGAAAAGATCTCATCTAAATTTACCAGCGAAGGTGCCACAAATCATATCCGAGAAACAAAGGATACTTTCAAAAAAAGTTTggttgatgatcttgttcattGGTTGTATTTGTTCTCCatcaaagaagcaaattcCTTGCAAATTAAGAAAGCCTTGAGACTGTCTTTCCTAGAAGCATGGGAGCCAGGCCTGGTATCAAACAAGCTCGCCCTCGACTGCCTCAATCCGTTTATGTCTAAGATTAACCTACTGGGAGGATTTTTAATCTCAGAAGAGCAGCGAGATACATTCCCTTGGTTTACGCCGTGGGAGTTCTCAGACATCAACGACCTTTCAGTTAGGgagatcttgctgaaataCAACAAGAGATTAGCATCTACCAATATTCCAAATGCGGTCTCAAGATACCACACGCTTCATGGCTCTAGGTTACAGTATATTCTGGTCGGTTTAGCTGATATACTAACAAAGCTCTCCAAAAACAGAATGCTCAAAGTGATTTCTTCTTTATTCGCCATAATGGATAATACGAAGCAGtttcttgcttctcaaTACCTGGACGTCTATCTTGCAGTCCTTTACAGCACAGTTGCATCGGACCTCACGGGGTTCAAAGTCTCTTTAATGGGGACACTTTCTCAGCATATATTCCAAGACCCTAGAAACGCCAATCTTGCAATCAGGCGTGGGTTTATTCAGCGCACTTTGCGCTTTGCATTTACATTAATGGCATTTAGCCCGGAGGATCTTTCAGCTTATCTACCGATTCCGCTCTACTACAGCTGCAAATTACCAAGTGAAAGCATACGAAATAGGCGAACCATAATATGCTTGAAGGACATTTGCATGCTGATGTCTACTAATACAATACCCGATGAGTTACTTAAAGATGAGGAAATATTAGCGGTTATCATTGAGTCTTTCGCAGCATTCAATAAGATTCTACCATTGAAAAGGGAAACATCGGAGCACGTAGAGTTCGAGAATTTCGATTTCTCCTCGtattatttttttttctcatccATTTTGGTACTGACTGATGGTTATGTTCACAGCATCTCTCTACTATCTGATCTTGAATCTCGCCGGGGCTTTATCTCAAAACTTTTGACCATTGCGATGGATAAAGAGCTAGaaattctttcaaaattACGCAGGAGTTATTCAAATTCGTCTTTGAGCGACATCAAGTGCCGCTGCAAACTAAAAATGGACGGGCTCCCGTTagtgaaagaaaagataTGCAATTACGTCGGTCATGTCATTAATTTCCAAGTTGGTGTCGACACTCAGAACTTTTTCAACCCCATGTCGTACCTATTTAGGTTCGTTCTGCAATGGAGCTGTTGCGGCAAGTACACACCACTTCCCGATATATCTAGGAAATACTTGGATTTCAGAAAACTCATTCAAGATAAAGCTAAGGCGCTCTACGTTTCAGAATCTGCGTTGTCGACATTGGTTCTTATTGGGCAGATAAGCGTTGGCTTCTGGGTTCGGAACGGGACGCCGATCACACATCAGGCCAGGATGTACACCACATATAGCATCCGTGAATTCACTTATATGAGTGATATATTCAACGTTCAGTTTAGTATGGCGATGGCCGATCCTAATGAGTTTATTGTGACATACCTTGCTAGATGGGGCCTCAAGCATTGGTCGAACGGCTTTCCAATGGGTGACTACCCTGATTTTGAAACGACGGTGGCGATGGTGAATCAATGTTGCTTGTTACTAATTCGATTGTTCTCACAGACCAAGTTTCTGACTGTCGTATCTTCAGTTGATGGCTTTGAAAAGACGCTACGCGGCGAGATCGTTCACGCTCTATGCTTCAAGAGCTGCAGTTATTCTCAAATAATGAATTCTCTGCCGGAGCACATAACAAAACATGCCGCATTCGATCTTTACCTGGAAAAGTACACCGATTTTATTGCCCCAGCAGGGGTAACGGACTCCGGAGTTTACACGTTGAAAACAGAGTATACGAACGAAATCGATCCTTATTTTATAGGACTATCTTCTAGCAAAAGATACGAGGTGGAAAAAAGCATTCGAATGTCTATGGCTTTGAGGGAGAAAATCGACTACGAAGATACATTTATTCCAGCTCCGAAAACCAttgattctttgaaatttaCGCCATATTGTGAGCTTTTCGCTATTTCGTCTGTTGAAACGTTTGGGACTTTTTTAAAGAACACATTGGATCATATTAAGAAGTATGAATGCGACACCCTCCTTCCGACCGTTCTTCACCTAATTCACCTTTGCATCGTCAATAATCTTGATGCTTTCAGCAAGATCTTTTGGCATGAGTTCGGCTCTCTGGACACAGAATTTTGCTTTTACCATAGTATTGGTTCCATCTTATACAGTTTTCTTTTGCAGGAGAACTGCCTACAAGTGCATGGAAAGATTCGAGAAATATTTAAATATATGGTTAAGAATGTACCTCATGTGGATGCCGACAGTTACCTCCGCGAACAAGTCCCTTCTTTTGATTCTGATATTCTCTGGTCTTCCAAAGCTATAAGAAATAACAAGGACGGAGAGCTggaaaggaagaaaaacCTAgcgaggatgaagaaggaaaaaatgatgaggaaatTAGCCAAGCAGCAGATACAATTCATTGATAACCATAACTTTTCAGCCAGTGACGAAGAAATTTGCAAAGAGTCATCCGCAGATTCAACTACGAGCTCTCAGCAACACCTTGAAAACTCCAATGAAGATCCATGCGTTTTCTGCAAAATGCCGAGTGAGGATGATGTGTTTGTTTATTTTTCCTATCAAGAGCAAAACATCTGTGAATGTAGAGTCGACTTTACTACGGAACGTAGCTGGAATAATACTATGACTAGATCAAGTGAAGGCTGCAATTTCGATTGGATGAAGCAAATATTTAATAGTAAACGCACCACACAATTGACTAGTCAAGCCTCTGTTTTGAGAACATGCGGGCATGGTTCTCATATTTCATGCTTGGCGAACCACATGAAGGCAATTCGTGCAACTCATAATCAGACGACTAAAAATATACCTGTGGCTTTCGGATTTGGTTTGCTTTATTGTCCTTTGTGCAATGCGCTGTGCAACTCATTTTTACCACATCTTGCAGGACTTGAATGGCATTACTCAGAAGACTACTCTAGGAACAAATCTCCGAAATCAACTGGTTGCATGGAATCTTCGCTGCTGTCCACTGGTATCAAGGCTGCCAAAGTTTTTCAGGATTTGCAGTGGGAACCCAATGGATCGACCAACAACCTTGCAGATGCGGTAAGTTATCTTCTCGTTAATACAATTCGCAATGCCGAGCTAGGTTTGAGACCAGATGATGGCCTTTCAATGGATAGGGTCTCAAGCCAGAAACTTCGGACCCTGGAGCTTCTATATGCATTAAGAAATGTTATCAAAGACCAATCCGTCAATGCGCATCCTTCATTAGGAGATCTTCCCGGCTGGTATGACTGTCTTTCTGAAAAGTTTGATTGCGACTTACTAGTGTCTGGCAGCTACTTGATTGATCAATATATTTCGggcagcaaagaagagggTGTTGAAAAGCGAGTGGGAATTTATCCTCCCACAATTTTCCACGAACTAATCAAGAGAAAAGTATTTCGAGATATACTGCTTATCTCTAAAGGGTTGGTAGATGAAAGCTTCCGCCTCGATACCCTCGAAAAGGCCGTGGAATCGAAAGAAACTGACGGAAATGAATCTCGAATGGAACAAAGTTGCATAGCTATGATACTTCGAGAATTTTCATCCTTTTTGGAGCCGGAAGCAGAGCGTTCCGCGGTGAGTCCCCCAATGGTAGAGTATgttcatcatcttctcATTGGATCCTTGACAGTTTTCCTCAGAAGATTATGCATCATGTATCATATTAGGTCTGGGCCACGCGCGGATCGTAATTGCATGTCTGCCAGTTGCAGGCCCGTGGACTTTTATATCTGCTACCTGAACCTGCAGCCAATGAGGGTGACACTACAGCGCCttattgatgaagattttgatACTACATTAAATTCGATCAAGCAGAGCTTCGTGGGCCATCGCTCTCAGACCATCCTAAGGACCCCCAAATGCATGTCACTGAGTAGTGCAGAACCACTTCATTTAGCTCCCCTCCCAAGCTCATTATCTgcatttttcagatcaGAAGATGATAACATCACACATAGAGCACTTAAGCATGAAATTGCTGTGTGTTTATTCTGTGGGACTGCGTGTCGAATTCAAAAACCGATAGCATTACATAAATATGCCATCGGTGTTTGCACTAATCATGTCCGGAACGTTTGTCCGGTGATCTCAACTTATGGCGCCTTTCTTCTGATTCGAAGCAATGCTATATATCTTGCCTACGGTCAAAGGGGGTCATTCTATCCCGCACCCTACCTGCACAGACATGGAGAACCTGATGAAGACTTGAAGTATAATTCTCCTGTTTACCTAGACGAGACAAGATATGAGCACCTGAAGAGTGGAGTCATTCTCGAGAATATGATCCCGCATATTGTCCACAGATTGACAGAGAACAATTCAGATCTTGGCGGTTGGGAAACTATGTAA